Proteins from one Listeria weihenstephanensis genomic window:
- a CDS encoding LacI family DNA-binding transcriptional regulator, which yields MKKVTMQDIADALQISKNSVSQALGNKNGVGEQTKRLVLQKADEMGYQYKKDVVYTPTDNQFALVATEFALSQKSFFGEICLSLEQEMTARGFYLTTLAVGPEAIATNRLPRELEEKNWRGIFILSHISDVFVKQILELGVPTVMIDHHDPHLRTDTILSQNKDGAFVAVEHLITLGHERIGFVGDVDFSPSYEERFEGYCKAMRHYKLPVNSHYTITSIKEEQAALFQALEGLEEWPSAWFCVNSGLGFILNSYFQSKGFAIPEQVSIVCFDNTEFAILAQPPLTTMCTDLRFMGRKATETMEWRLRNPSAPIVNVAIGTELVLRESTGELV from the coding sequence ATGAAAAAAGTCACAATGCAAGATATCGCGGACGCTTTGCAGATTTCAAAAAACTCGGTATCGCAAGCCTTAGGGAATAAGAACGGCGTTGGCGAGCAAACAAAGCGGCTCGTTTTACAAAAAGCAGATGAAATGGGCTACCAATACAAAAAAGACGTGGTTTACACGCCTACGGATAATCAATTCGCGCTTGTTGCGACGGAATTCGCCTTATCACAAAAAAGTTTTTTTGGTGAAATTTGTTTGAGTTTGGAGCAGGAAATGACAGCGCGAGGCTTTTATTTAACAACGCTTGCGGTGGGACCAGAAGCTATCGCTACGAACCGTTTACCGCGTGAATTAGAAGAGAAAAATTGGCGGGGAATTTTTATTTTATCGCATATTAGTGATGTTTTTGTGAAGCAGATTTTGGAATTGGGCGTACCGACTGTGATGATTGACCACCACGATCCACATTTGCGGACGGATACGATTTTGTCGCAGAATAAAGATGGTGCGTTTGTTGCGGTGGAGCATTTGATAACGCTTGGGCACGAACGGATTGGCTTTGTTGGCGATGTTGATTTTTCGCCGAGTTATGAGGAGCGTTTTGAAGGATATTGCAAGGCGATGCGGCATTATAAGTTGCCGGTAAATTCGCACTATACCATTACGAGTATCAAAGAGGAGCAGGCCGCGTTGTTTCAGGCGTTGGAAGGCTTGGAGGAATGGCCGAGCGCATGGTTTTGTGTGAACTCAGGGCTGGGATTTATTTTGAATTCATATTTTCAGTCGAAAGGATTTGCGATTCCGGAGCAGGTGTCGATTGTTTGTTTTGATAATACGGAATTTGCAATTTTAGCACAACCACCACTGACGACGATGTGCACCGATTTGCGATTTATGGGGAGAAAAGCTACGGAGACGATGGAATGGCGATTGCGAAATCCGAGTGCACCGATTGTGAATGTGGCGATCGGGACGGAGTTGGTTTTGAGGGAGTCGACTGGGGAATTAGTTTAA
- a CDS encoding ABC transporter substrate-binding protein: MKLKKVVFSVLSVAMVGSLLTGCGSGSKDDASADGKTKVTFWAAPNPTQMKFWGEMATAFEKENPDIKIEVSQMKESPSSEATVQAAIASKTAPTISENINRSFAAQLADSKAIVPINEIDGMKEVAEKRKMTDSLDAWKFSDGNQYVFPVYSNPILFAWRTDILKEIGVTETPKTYSDVLAAGKKLKAKYPDKVMWAKADLADPTAWMRWFDFFPLYNAASKGNAFVKDGKFVADDKAGKEMLTFMSELQKNDLLLAGQATDPFETGTSIMADLGPWSFPNWAEKFPELKNGETYTVTTPPVPDALKDAENVNTYSDAKGIVFYAQAKDAEKKAAVKFLDFVYSNDKNDLKFLETTNLIPARDDATQNATFTEFFKANPALKVYAENVPYAIPAMDNADYNDIQQIIGEQAWNPVVRGEKKPAKAWNDMKKAEDEVLQK; this comes from the coding sequence ATGAAATTAAAAAAAGTGGTGTTTTCTGTTTTATCCGTAGCAATGGTAGGGAGTTTGCTGACGGGATGTGGTTCGGGAAGTAAGGATGACGCGTCGGCTGATGGCAAGACGAAGGTAACATTTTGGGCCGCGCCAAATCCAACACAGATGAAGTTTTGGGGAGAAATGGCAACAGCTTTTGAGAAAGAAAATCCAGATATTAAAATCGAAGTATCACAAATGAAAGAAAGTCCATCTTCTGAAGCAACGGTGCAAGCGGCCATCGCGTCGAAAACAGCACCAACTATTTCGGAAAATATAAATCGTAGCTTCGCCGCACAACTCGCGGATAGTAAAGCGATCGTGCCAATCAATGAAATCGACGGCATGAAAGAAGTAGCTGAAAAACGTAAAATGACCGATAGCCTTGACGCTTGGAAATTCTCGGACGGTAACCAATATGTGTTCCCAGTTTACTCCAACCCGATTCTTTTCGCATGGCGTACTGATATTTTGAAAGAAATTGGTGTGACTGAAACGCCAAAAACATATAGTGATGTGCTCGCTGCTGGTAAAAAACTAAAAGCGAAATATCCCGACAAAGTGATGTGGGCAAAAGCAGACTTGGCTGATCCAACAGCTTGGATGCGTTGGTTTGACTTCTTCCCATTGTACAATGCAGCATCTAAAGGAAATGCTTTCGTAAAAGATGGCAAATTCGTAGCGGACGATAAAGCAGGAAAAGAAATGCTAACATTCATGTCCGAACTGCAAAAAAATGATCTTTTACTAGCAGGACAAGCAACAGATCCATTCGAAACAGGAACAAGCATCATGGCTGATCTTGGTCCATGGTCATTCCCAAACTGGGCAGAGAAATTCCCAGAGTTAAAAAATGGCGAAACATACACGGTTACAACACCGCCAGTTCCAGATGCTTTAAAAGACGCTGAAAATGTAAATACGTATTCGGATGCAAAAGGAATCGTGTTCTACGCACAAGCGAAAGATGCGGAGAAAAAAGCCGCAGTTAAATTCCTAGATTTCGTTTACAGCAACGATAAAAATGACTTGAAATTCTTAGAAACAACAAACTTAATTCCAGCGCGTGATGATGCGACACAAAATGCAACATTCACTGAATTCTTCAAAGCAAATCCAGCGCTAAAAGTATATGCAGAAAACGTACCATACGCGATTCCAGCGATGGACAATGCTGACTATAATGACATTCAACAAATCATCGGTGAACAAGCATGGAATCCAGTCGTTCGTGGTGAGAAGAAACCTGCGAAAGCTTGGAACGACATGAAGAAAGCTGAGGATGAGGTGCTTCAGAAATGA
- a CDS encoding carbohydrate ABC transporter permease, which produces MKKQNNKLGWSFTSPYVIFTIIFFLIPLVWAIWLSVTDWNMMSPDINFVGLDNFTKAIASPAVKASFWVTYKFLIVFVPLAIIMSMVVAVLVNGLPKFKGLYLVAFFLPYLSSGVVTSLIVKGLLSYNSPLNIFLRDNFGLNIDWLGTPMTSLFVISLMIAWKMSGYYALILISGLSSINEEIYEAAAMDGSGRFRTFWKITIPMMYPALFTVIVLAVGVSFGIFTEVYQLTGGGPNFATNTWQMEIYNQAFVNLKSGYASAISLVAAVVTFASIGVIKKGLEKWGERNGWS; this is translated from the coding sequence ATGAAGAAGCAAAACAATAAATTGGGCTGGTCTTTCACCAGCCCCTATGTTATCTTTACGATTATCTTCTTTCTAATCCCACTCGTTTGGGCGATTTGGCTCTCCGTGACGGATTGGAACATGATGAGTCCAGATATTAATTTTGTCGGGCTAGATAATTTCACAAAGGCAATTGCAAGCCCAGCGGTGAAAGCATCGTTTTGGGTGACATATAAGTTCTTGATTGTATTCGTACCACTCGCGATTATTATGTCGATGGTCGTTGCGGTACTTGTGAACGGGTTACCGAAATTCAAAGGTCTATACTTAGTTGCTTTTTTCCTGCCTTATCTGTCATCAGGCGTTGTTACGTCTTTGATTGTGAAAGGTTTGCTATCTTATAACAGTCCGCTAAACATCTTTTTGCGTGACAATTTTGGCTTAAATATTGATTGGTTAGGAACCCCGATGACTTCATTATTCGTTATTTCGCTAATGATTGCTTGGAAAATGTCAGGGTATTACGCACTGATTTTGATATCAGGATTATCTAGTATTAACGAAGAAATCTACGAGGCGGCGGCGATGGATGGTTCGGGCCGGTTCCGCACCTTCTGGAAAATTACGATTCCGATGATGTATCCTGCGCTTTTCACGGTGATTGTCTTGGCGGTAGGCGTGAGTTTCGGGATATTCACAGAGGTTTACCAGCTAACTGGCGGTGGGCCAAACTTTGCGACAAATACGTGGCAAATGGAGATTTATAACCAAGCCTTTGTAAACTTGAAATCAGGTTATGCTTCAGCAATCTCGCTTGTGGCGGCCGTTGTGACGTTTGCATCGATTGGTGTTATTAAAAAAGGACTAGAGAAATGGGGCGAGAGAAATGGTTGGTCGTAA
- a CDS encoding carbohydrate ABC transporter permease, giving the protein MVGRKSKWGMTVRYTLTTLILLVMIYPFIYLVLNSFAAWDQVDRKLIPTEFTTRSWSWLFGNASVSAPAPWIQAFINTIIVATIATGLMLLFAIMVGYALAKVKFKGKMFVNNVILFQMFFPAIILLIPQFLMITNVGLLDTYAGMIIPTMMSMWAIFMYTNFFKAIPDTLIEAAKLDGASDLKILFRVVLPMSKSISTVIFLFLFTDRWTNLLWDLIVTKSDSTVTLNVLISQMFGPYATYPGPMYAASVVLTLPLIILFLFFSKKFQEGMQFTLK; this is encoded by the coding sequence ATGGTTGGTCGTAAAAGTAAGTGGGGCATGACGGTTCGCTATACGTTAACCACATTGATTCTATTAGTCATGATTTATCCGTTTATTTATCTCGTACTCAACTCGTTTGCGGCATGGGATCAAGTCGATCGGAAATTGATTCCGACTGAATTCACGACGCGTTCTTGGAGTTGGTTGTTCGGTAATGCATCGGTTTCAGCGCCAGCACCTTGGATTCAAGCGTTTATCAATACGATTATTGTGGCGACGATTGCGACGGGACTCATGTTATTATTCGCGATTATGGTCGGTTACGCACTTGCAAAAGTGAAATTTAAAGGGAAAATGTTCGTGAATAACGTGATTTTGTTCCAAATGTTTTTCCCAGCGATTATTTTATTGATTCCGCAATTTTTAATGATTACAAATGTTGGTTTGCTCGATACGTATGCTGGGATGATTATTCCAACGATGATGAGTATGTGGGCGATCTTTATGTACACGAACTTTTTCAAGGCGATTCCGGATACGTTGATTGAGGCGGCGAAATTGGACGGGGCGAGCGATTTGAAAATTTTGTTCCGCGTTGTTTTACCAATGTCGAAATCGATTAGTACGGTTATCTTCTTGTTCTTGTTCACGGATCGCTGGACGAACCTGTTATGGGATTTAATCGTGACGAAAAGTGATAGTACGGTGACGCTGAACGTATTGATATCGCAAATGTTTGGACCGTATGCAACGTATCCAGGTCCGATGTACGCGGCGTCGGTTGTGCTGACTTTACCGCTGATTATTCTGTTCCTCTTCTTCTCGAAAAAATTCCAAGAGGGCATGCAGTTTACATTGAAATAA
- a CDS encoding alpha-amylase family glycosyl hydrolase, protein MKWWQETVFYEIYMPSFKDGNGDGIGDFKGLLEKVPYLAELGVGGIWLTPFYPSPKVDNGYDVSDYYAVDPDYGTMADLEAFVEEAHRHGIRVIADMVVNHVSTEHAWFKAARSSRDNPKRDWFVWRDTPNNWESFFGGSAWKWDDVTKQYYYHSFAEEQVDLNWHHPAVEREIWKVFDFWLDKGLDGFRLDVINNLTLTRDFTDNPTENGEQRHLFDKDQPGMQKMMAKIGARIRTRGDYFTVGEISSDKLAEIEKYAGLDGLDVTFNFNFGSVASRDGIVAELARMQQVYADGRMPTLFVGSHDMSRSWNRLADGREDVAQLLATLMLTAYGVPFVYFGEEIGMADFVPESMREMRDVQGVYAYEQALQMGKSEQEALVLAQEKTRDKARAPMNWPEGFSQKANAWIGEVTPDFDRGQRMFAFYQALIKLRKTADFCESGYRDFEVDGEFLTYVRGEHLVCLNFGKAREVPNKWGNLTLVLANMEVAVSEEIIAVPAFAAVIFKI, encoded by the coding sequence TTGAAATGGTGGCAGGAAACGGTTTTTTATGAGATTTATATGCCGTCATTTAAGGATGGTAACGGGGACGGAATTGGTGATTTTAAGGGATTGCTTGAAAAAGTGCCTTATTTGGCTGAGCTTGGTGTTGGTGGCATTTGGTTGACGCCGTTTTACCCGTCTCCGAAAGTGGATAATGGCTATGATGTGAGTGATTATTATGCGGTGGACCCGGATTATGGTACGATGGCGGACTTGGAGGCGTTTGTCGAGGAGGCGCATCGGCACGGGATTCGGGTGATTGCGGATATGGTTGTGAATCATGTGTCGACGGAGCACGCGTGGTTCAAAGCGGCGCGTTCGTCGCGGGATAATCCGAAGCGTGATTGGTTTGTGTGGCGAGATACGCCGAATAATTGGGAATCGTTTTTCGGTGGTTCAGCTTGGAAATGGGACGACGTAACGAAACAATATTATTATCACAGTTTTGCGGAGGAGCAGGTGGATTTGAATTGGCATCATCCTGCTGTCGAGCGTGAGATTTGGAAGGTGTTCGATTTCTGGTTGGATAAGGGATTGGACGGTTTTCGGCTCGATGTGATTAATAATTTGACGTTGACGCGGGACTTTACGGATAACCCAACGGAGAACGGGGAGCAGCGACATCTCTTTGATAAGGATCAGCCTGGAATGCAAAAAATGATGGCGAAAATTGGTGCGCGGATTCGGACACGCGGTGATTATTTTACGGTTGGCGAGATTAGTTCGGATAAGCTAGCGGAGATTGAAAAGTACGCGGGGCTTGACGGGCTGGATGTGACGTTTAACTTTAATTTTGGCAGTGTGGCGAGTCGTGACGGGATTGTTGCCGAGCTTGCGCGAATGCAGCAGGTATATGCGGATGGCCGGATGCCGACGTTGTTTGTCGGGAGTCATGATATGAGCCGATCTTGGAATCGGTTGGCGGACGGGCGCGAGGATGTGGCGCAGTTGCTGGCGACGCTGATGTTGACGGCATACGGTGTTCCTTTTGTGTATTTTGGTGAGGAGATCGGGATGGCTGATTTTGTGCCAGAATCGATGCGTGAGATGCGTGATGTACAGGGCGTTTATGCGTATGAGCAGGCACTTCAAATGGGGAAATCGGAGCAGGAAGCATTGGTGTTGGCGCAAGAGAAGACGCGCGATAAAGCAAGGGCGCCGATGAATTGGCCAGAAGGGTTTTCACAGAAAGCGAATGCTTGGATTGGTGAGGTGACGCCTGATTTTGATCGTGGCCAACGCATGTTTGCTTTTTACCAAGCGTTGATAAAATTGCGGAAAACGGCGGATTTTTGTGAGTCTGGATATCGTGATTTTGAAGTGGACGGCGAATTCTTGACGTATGTTCGCGGCGAGCATCTCGTTTGCCTTAATTTCGGGAAAGCACGTGAGGTTCCAAACAAGTGGGGAAATTTGACGCTTGTTTTAGCTAATATGGAAGTGGCTGTAAGCGAAGAAATAATAGCGGTACCAGCGTTTGCGGCGGTAATTTTTAAGATATAA
- a CDS encoding DUF1861 family protein: MNDITVLLEAYRAENTLSRVERLAFVGAGDKDVYNITAPFIVNGAEVIAGRIESRDSEMAEIGFFEKQDLVWVLLANTAKLALQDPFMTRIDGDLVIGGVEVFPSEADPEKLAWRTSLYRGKDLTDLTLFFEGPVGMKDLRLKQLPSGEIAVLTRPQGEKGGRGKIGFCMIEKLTDLTVKLVEDAPLLAPHFAEDEWGGANEAHILKNGKLGVLCHIANFDGAGDRHYYAAACVIDPVTMAMMTPMEIISERADFLPGPSKRPDLEDVVFSGGLIRKVDGTADLYVGISDADAQKRTIRDPFMKFEG, translated from the coding sequence ATGAACGATATTACAGTTTTATTGGAAGCTTATCGTGCGGAGAATACGTTGTCGCGAGTGGAGCGTTTGGCGTTTGTTGGCGCGGGGGATAAGGACGTGTATAATATCACGGCGCCGTTTATTGTGAACGGAGCGGAAGTGATCGCGGGACGAATCGAATCACGGGATAGTGAAATGGCGGAAATCGGCTTTTTTGAAAAACAGGATTTGGTGTGGGTTTTACTTGCTAATACGGCAAAACTTGCGTTACAAGATCCATTTATGACGCGGATCGATGGTGATTTAGTGATCGGCGGTGTGGAAGTGTTCCCAAGTGAAGCGGATCCAGAAAAATTGGCATGGCGGACTAGTTTGTATCGTGGCAAGGATCTGACGGACTTGACGCTGTTTTTTGAAGGGCCGGTCGGGATGAAGGATTTGCGTTTGAAACAGCTGCCGAGTGGTGAAATCGCCGTGTTAACAAGGCCTCAAGGTGAAAAGGGAGGTCGGGGTAAAATCGGCTTTTGCATGATAGAAAAGTTAACTGATCTAACGGTGAAATTGGTAGAAGATGCACCACTTTTAGCACCGCATTTCGCCGAGGATGAATGGGGTGGCGCGAACGAGGCTCACATTTTGAAAAACGGTAAATTAGGCGTACTTTGTCATATTGCTAATTTTGATGGGGCTGGTGATCGACATTATTATGCGGCAGCTTGTGTGATAGATCCAGTGACCATGGCGATGATGACGCCAATGGAGATTATTTCGGAACGCGCGGATTTTCTGCCTGGACCGAGCAAGCGACCTGATTTGGAAGATGTTGTTTTCAGTGGTGGATTGATTCGAAAAGTCGATGGAACTGCTGATTTATATGTAGGAATAAGTGATGCGGATGCGCAGAAACGCACAATTCGCGATCCGTTTATGAAATTTGAAGGATAG
- a CDS encoding BtaManbiosPhlase, with protein MNVYRYEENPLITPADVAPHRPDFEVLGAFNAGVAKYKEETLLLLRVAEKPISEDPNIVKAPVFNVETQKLDILEFRLDDPAYDFEDPRMIRTKDKMEGFSYLTSLSYIRIARSTDGHNFTVDEKPFLYPFNEYQTFGIEDARVTQIGDVYYVNFSAVSEMGVADAMVSTKDFVSYEYEGNIFAPENKDVLIFPEKINGKYYALHRPSLKSIGNLDIWIASSPDLHSWGDHRHLLGIRDGYWDSGRIGGGAVPIKTEKGWLELYHGATVDHRYCMGAILLDLDDPMKVLARTETPILEPEAGYEKNGFFGDVVFGCGTIVEGDIVKMYYGVADTSMACCEMSLAEILQQLEDESR; from the coding sequence ATGAATGTTTATCGTTATGAGGAAAATCCATTAATTACACCGGCTGATGTGGCGCCACATCGTCCAGATTTTGAGGTTCTAGGGGCGTTTAATGCAGGTGTTGCGAAGTATAAAGAGGAGACATTATTGCTTTTACGTGTGGCTGAAAAACCAATCAGTGAGGATCCAAATATTGTGAAAGCACCAGTTTTCAATGTGGAAACGCAAAAATTAGATATTTTAGAGTTCCGTTTAGATGATCCTGCGTATGATTTTGAAGATCCGCGCATGATTCGTACGAAAGATAAGATGGAAGGCTTTTCGTATTTGACGTCGCTATCTTATATTCGAATTGCGCGGAGCACCGATGGCCATAATTTCACGGTCGATGAAAAACCGTTTTTGTATCCGTTTAATGAATATCAAACGTTTGGTATTGAAGATGCGCGTGTGACGCAAATCGGCGACGTTTATTATGTGAATTTCAGCGCGGTTTCGGAGATGGGTGTAGCAGACGCAATGGTTTCAACGAAGGACTTTGTGAGTTATGAATATGAAGGTAATATTTTTGCACCAGAAAACAAGGATGTTCTCATTTTCCCTGAAAAAATAAACGGGAAATATTACGCGTTACATCGTCCAAGTTTGAAGAGTATTGGGAATTTGGATATTTGGATTGCATCTTCACCTGACCTACATAGCTGGGGGGATCACAGGCATTTACTCGGAATCCGTGATGGTTATTGGGATAGCGGTCGTATTGGCGGCGGTGCAGTACCAATTAAGACGGAAAAAGGTTGGTTGGAGCTGTATCATGGCGCTACAGTAGACCATCGTTATTGCATGGGCGCGATTTTGCTTGATTTGGATGATCCGATGAAAGTTCTAGCGCGGACCGAAACACCAATTTTAGAACCAGAAGCAGGCTATGAAAAAAACGGCTTTTTTGGCGATGTTGTTTTTGGTTGCGGAACGATTGTGGAAGGCGATATTGTTAAAATGTACTACGGTGTTGCGGATACGTCGATGGCTTGTTGCGAGATGAGTTTGGCGGAGATTTTGCAGCAGTTGGAGGATGAGAGCCGATGA